CACCGCTGTTGGAGCCCCCACGGCCTGACCGGCGGCGGCCTGCTGGGCCAGGCTGCGCTCGACAACCTCCAGATTGAAGTTTGAATAGATCACATAGTCAAAAGCCGCCTTGATCACCTCGGGGGCCGACTTCGGATTGAAGACCCAAAGATTGCCACCAGTCAGCGCGGCGTTCCCCCCATTCTGAGGCATCGGGCCAATCCCGAAATCCTTCAGATTAGCCTGATATTGGGCCTGGAGGGCATTGAGCTGGTCTGGAGCCATCACCACCATCGCCACCTTGCCTGTTGCCAGCAGCTGCAATGTATCGGCCTGGGTCAGCAGCTGCTGCTGGGTCATTGAGCGATCGGTAAAGCGCATGGCCTTCAGGAAATTCAGCACACTTACTCCCTGGGTACTGTTGAAGAGGGCCTTCGTGCCATCGGCGGACTCCAGATCCCCACCGGCGGTGTACATCCAGTTGGTGAAGTGCCAGCCACCCTGGTTGGCCGTGCTGGTTTCAGCAAAGCCGGCCACCTTCGAGCTGGTAAGCTGCCTGGCATAGCCGCGGAATTCCTCCCAGGTTGTGGGCGGCTTATCGGGGTCGAGACCAGCTCCCTGGAACAGCTTGCGGTTATAGAAGATGCCGAGCACATAGCCATTCACCGGAATCCCGTAGACGCGATCGCCGCGGGTCACAATCGAGGCGATGCTCGGGATATAGTCCTTGAACGAGGGCCAGCTTCTGGCCAGGCTGGTGATGTCGGCCACAGCGTGGCGGGCGATAAGCAGGGGAGGCTCAGTAAAATAGCTCTGGACGCCGTCTTCAAGCTGGTTGGCGGCCAGTTTCGCGAAGTAGGTCGTAGGGTCGTAGGGGTCGTTCTTGCCGACAATGTGCTCGTGGGGATAGGCCTGCTCGAAGTCTTTGACCACCTGGTTGAAGACGTAGACGGCTCCAGGATTGGTCGAGGGGGGAAGCGTATTGACTGTAGCTGTGACGGTGGTAGAGCTGCTGCTGGTGCCGCCACAGGCTGCGAGCAGCTCCAGGCCCGCGACGCCGGCCCCCAGAGCCAGCGAGCGCTGCAAGAAGCGGCGCCGATTCAGAGGGGACCCTGATCCTTGCGTGCTCATAGGATGACCTCCTTGGAAAATAGACAGAATATCCCTATGTCATGCCGTCCGGACGTCTATATAAACTGCGCCCGATGCGCCACATGACAATTGATCCCGGCCTGGCCAGAGAAGAGCGTAGGAAAGAGGGCCTGCTGCACCTGGCCGCGCACGGTTGCTGGGTGGAGGACTCCGTTCATTTATTCTGCCGGTCAGTCAATCGGTCAGTCTGCCAGCCAGCCAGCCAGCCAAAGATGGCGGTCAAAGGTGGAAGCGAGGCGAATGATGCCGCTGTGAGGGCTGCTCAGGATGAGCGTGCTGGTACTGCTGGAGGAGAAGCGAAGAGCGCCATAGCTGAGTGACCTCCTTAAGCGTATCTGTCGCTGGCCAACGTTGGCAGGCGCTGGCTCCCGTCAAGCGCTGACGAGCTGGGTGAGCCGAGGCAACGTAAGGTTAACGTTTACTCTGCCTTCTGAGGTAGAAGGTAGCATAGAAACAGAGGATTGTCAAGGGGAAGTCTGGGTACTCGTTTCCCTTGATCCAGGAAGCGCCAGAAGCGGGATATGGGCTTTGCCTGCTCAGTGGGACGCCTGGGGAGTGCGTTGACATGGCGGGGAGAGCGTGGTACCATTGAAATGACCTTTTTGAGTTATCGTTTACCCTACTGGGACAGGGGAGGGGCCGACACTGGAACCAAAACGATCAAAGCGCTTAACTATGGTAGAGATCGCCAGGCGCGCAGGCGTCTCGACCACAACGGTCTCCAAGGTCCTGAATCAGCGGCCTGGCGTTGGTGAGAAGACACGTGCTCGCATCCAGCGCCTGATCGAGCAGAGCGATTATGTCCAGAACCATGCTGCGCGCCATCTGCGCAAGGGGCGCAGCGGCTTGATCGACCTGGTGCTGATGCGTCTGGAGGGCGGCTATGATCTCGGCATCATGCAGGGTGTGCAGGAGGTGCTGGAGCAGAGCGGCTACCGCCTCGTAGTCTTTGCGACCAATGAGGATGAGGCGACCGAGCGTCTCTGGTTACGGCGTATCCTCGATCAGTCGAGCGACGGGGTTTTGCTCTTGCTGCCCTACGAACGAGTTGGGATCGCTGATACGCTCTTAGAGCAGGGCATTCCTTTTGTGGCCATTGGCGATCGCAACGAGCCGACGACGGCCTTCCCGACAATCGGCTCGACGATCTGGCTTGGTGGCTATACCGCTACGGAGTATCTGCTCTCGCTGGGCCATCGACGCATTGGCATCATCACTGGCCCGCTGCATCTGACGACTTCGCGGGCGCGCCTGGCTGGCTATCGCGAGGCTCTGGAGCAGGCGGGAATCGCTGTTGATCCGGCCTTGATCTGTGAGGGGAGCTATCTGCTGGGTGATGGCATTCGGCAGACGGAAGCGCTCCTTGACCTGCCAGACCCGCCGACCGCCATCTTTGCCGGGAACGATGCCCAGGCGGCGGGCGTCTATCAGGCGCTCTACCGCCGTCATATCCGTATTCCCGAGGAGATGAGCGTCATCGGTTTCGACGATGTGACTTACTCGGCCCATATGGCGCCACCATTGACAACGATCCGCCAGCCTTTGGAGGAGATGGGACGTATGGCGGCGGAGATGTTGCTGCGCCTGATCGCCGGTCAGACGCTGGAGACGCATCATGTGGAGCTGGCGACCTCGCTGGTCGTTCGAGAGTCGTGTGGGCCACCACGCCAGGGTCCACTGGGCAGGGGAAATAGCTAGACTCGAAGGTTAGCCTCTCCCCTGCCTGTACCCAGGCAGGGCTGGCCCCAGGCGCTCTTCCCTCTTCTGCTTTCTGATCTTTGATTTCGAATTGAGTCAGGAGGAGATGGCTGCTATTTCAGCTCTCGATACAGGCGTGCGTCTTGGTCCTGACCCTGACACCTTCGATGCTCAATAAGATAAGAGCTGACGGGGCTGCTGGGGACCATTAGTCTGCGGGGGCGGTACAGAGATGGAGAGGGATAGCGTGAGAAGAGGGAGGCAACAGCCTAAAACGGGCGCTGTGCTGCCTGTAGGCCCGGAGTGTCTTCAGCGGCCTCGTCGCCCAGTCCTTGCGCTGATCACCGAAGATGTGGCGCTCTTTGCCCCTTCCCGCCTTCCCTCACCGCAAGGGCGCTCCTGTCCCTGCCCTACGCTCGTCGCAGCAGTGGGAGCGTGATCCGCAGGCAGGCAATGGCCAGGAGCGTTGTGAACGAGGCAAAGGCGTACGCCTGCCAGTGTCCCCAAATCATATAGAGGTAGCCGCCGATCAGTGGTCCAGCCACCCAGCCCAGGGATTGGAGGGATTGCATTGCCCCGCTGACGCGCCCCTGGTTCTGCTGTCCTGCTATGCCAGAGGTCAGGCCCCGCAGTGCATTTTCTACACAGCTCCCCGCGCTGGCAAAGAGCATAATGCCGAGAAACGCCAGTCCCGGGGTTGCCAGCCAGGGAAGGGCACCGAGCAGAAGGTAGCTCACGCCGACCAGCGTCAGGGCAAGGAGGGCAAGGCGGAGGCCTCCCAGGCGTCTGAGAAGCCAGCCGACCAGCACGCCCTGGACCAGGATGTCTACGGCTCCCAGCACAGTCAACACAAGGCTGACTTGCGTGGCGTTGAAGTTGAGGCTATCCTTCAAAAGAACGGTGAACGTTCCCTGCAAGATGCCTACCGGAAGCGCGTACAGGAACCAGGCTAGCAGGAGCCAGCGCATCTCTCGCCAGCTCAGGACCGAGAATAGCTGTTGCAAGGGATTCAGCTCACGGAGAGAGACGGTGGCCTTGCGATACTGCTGGCCCAGGCTTTCCGGAAGAACGAAGTAGCCCCAGACGAGAGCGAGTAGAAGCAGGCCCGCTGCCGCAAAAAAGGGCGCACGCTCATTGATGATGGCTAGCAGACCACCAAGCACGGGACCAAGGATTGAGCCAAGACCCGCCGCGCTCCCGAGGAGTCCAAAGTACTTGCCACGCTCCTTTGGCTCCGTGATATCGGCGACATAGCCGAACAAGACGCTGATGTTGCCTCCGGTCACCCCATCGATGATGCGACCGAGGAAGAGGAGCCAGAGCGCGTTGCTCAGCCCCAAGATCAGATAGCCGAGAACAGAGCCGATGAGACAGAGAAAGAGGACAGGGCGACGCCCGAAGCGATCGCTCAGCACCCCCAAACCTGGCGCGGCCAGTAACTGGCAGATGCCATAGCTGGCGGTAAGCCAACCGACAACGACAGCCAGTCCATTGCCCGGGGCCGCATCGTGGGCAACGAGAAAAGGCACCAGAGGAACGATAATCGCAATCCCCATCGTGTTCAGCAGCGTGATAACGAGGAGCAGTACAAGAGAGCTTCGTCTTACTGGGGCTTTCAGACGGCGCTGGTCCAGTAACTTGTTCATAGAGATGTCCTGCTATGATATAATAATGACTCTCGCTAAGCTATCAGCTCTTTGCTGAGATTTTATCTTACTTACTAAGGAAAGTATATGGAAATTCCGGGATAATGTCAAGGTGACACTGCCTTTTCTGAGATGTATATTACTTGCTAAGCAAACTTGCAGTCTGGGGAGGAAGCGTCTATGTTCGGCGAGAGCGAGCCGAGTCGGGAGCAGATTGGTAAGGCTCTCACCAGTGAGCTACGACAGTTTCAAGGGCTGAGCACCACCTTTTTACGGGTTGTGGCGGCTCGGCTCAACCTGACCATCGCAGATCTCCAGGTGATTGTCTTTCTTGACAGTCTTGGCCCACTCACTGCTGGCCAGCTGGCGAACCTGACTGGTCTGACCACAGGAGCCATTACTGGGATGTTGAATCGCTTAGAGGAGGCCGGTTTTGTCAGGCGGGAGCGTGACCCTCAAGATGCGCGGCGAGTCATTGTGCGGCTTGATCCAAGCCAGGAGAAGCGGCGCGAGCTAGCGACCTTCCTAGCAGCCTTCGACCAGCGCTGGCCAGCCTTGCTCGGAAGAGCTGATGAGGAGCGGCTGGCCTTCCTGCTGAATTGCCTGCGGCGCAGCAATTCCCTGCTCAGGCAAGAGCTGGCACGGCTGCAGCGGCTACAGGCCATACCAGACGGAGAAGAGGCCGCTCAAGGACTGTTTACGGCTCCCCTTGGGTCACTGACGCGCGCTCATCTGGTGGTCTCTGGCCCTGGCCGGCTCTCCCTCCACGGGGAGGCTGGCCTGAGAGGTCTCCTCTACCAGGCTCGTTTTGAGGGGGCGGTGCCGGAGATCAAAGTACGGGGAGAGGTGGTCGTGATGCGCTACGCTCGTCGTCCTTCTCTGCTCGATGAACAGGTGCGCGAGGCCGAGCTGACGCTTAATGCTGCCATTCCCTGGCGCATTGTTGTTGAGGGGGGCGTTGCCCAGATGGAGGCCCACCTGCGCCCGCTGCCGCTGCTCGGCTTGCACCTCAAAGGGGTCGTGGGCAACATGCACCTGGAGCTGCCTTCTCCCACAGGAAACGTTCCTATCTCGATCGCCGGCAATGCCTCC
This is a stretch of genomic DNA from Thermogemmatispora onikobensis. It encodes these proteins:
- a CDS encoding MarR family winged helix-turn-helix transcriptional regulator: MFGESEPSREQIGKALTSELRQFQGLSTTFLRVVAARLNLTIADLQVIVFLDSLGPLTAGQLANLTGLTTGAITGMLNRLEEAGFVRRERDPQDARRVIVRLDPSQEKRRELATFLAAFDQRWPALLGRADEERLAFLLNCLRRSNSLLRQELARLQRLQAIPDGEEAAQGLFTAPLGSLTRAHLVVSGPGRLSLHGEAGLRGLLYQARFEGAVPEIKVRGEVVVMRYARRPSLLDEQVREAELTLNAAIPWRIVVEGGVAQMEAHLRPLPLLGLHLKGVVGNMHLELPSPTGNVPISIAGNASQLSIERPAGVPVRVHFKGWAVQLQLDQQTFNQAGGIIRLRSAEVDDSLAAIYDLNLVGSFSSVTITSRSL
- a CDS encoding LacI family DNA-binding transcriptional regulator, whose protein sequence is MVEIARRAGVSTTTVSKVLNQRPGVGEKTRARIQRLIEQSDYVQNHAARHLRKGRSGLIDLVLMRLEGGYDLGIMQGVQEVLEQSGYRLVVFATNEDEATERLWLRRILDQSSDGVLLLLPYERVGIADTLLEQGIPFVAIGDRNEPTTAFPTIGSTIWLGGYTATEYLLSLGHRRIGIITGPLHLTTSRARLAGYREALEQAGIAVDPALICEGSYLLGDGIRQTEALLDLPDPPTAIFAGNDAQAAGVYQALYRRHIRIPEEMSVIGFDDVTYSAHMAPPLTTIRQPLEEMGRMAAEMLLRLIAGQTLETHHVELATSLVVRESCGPPRQGPLGRGNS
- a CDS encoding ABC transporter substrate-binding protein; the encoded protein is MSTQGSGSPLNRRRFLQRSLALGAGVAGLELLAACGGTSSSSTTVTATVNTLPPSTNPGAVYVFNQVVKDFEQAYPHEHIVGKNDPYDPTTYFAKLAANQLEDGVQSYFTEPPLLIARHAVADITSLARSWPSFKDYIPSIASIVTRGDRVYGIPVNGYVLGIFYNRKLFQGAGLDPDKPPTTWEEFRGYARQLTSSKVAGFAETSTANQGGWHFTNWMYTAGGDLESADGTKALFNSTQGVSVLNFLKAMRFTDRSMTQQQLLTQADTLQLLATGKVAMVVMAPDQLNALQAQYQANLKDFGIGPMPQNGGNAALTGGNLWVFNPKSAPEVIKAAFDYVIYSNFNLEVVERSLAQQAAAGQAVGAPTAVLFQGAFQQQLSALYRKYATVPLENYTAFMNAQLQLRPEPRNQTQKMYAALDPVMQAILTDPKADPETLLNQAAHQFQQILDQSSAS
- a CDS encoding MFS transporter; the encoded protein is MNKLLDQRRLKAPVRRSSLVLLLVITLLNTMGIAIIVPLVPFLVAHDAAPGNGLAVVVGWLTASYGICQLLAAPGLGVLSDRFGRRPVLFLCLIGSVLGYLILGLSNALWLLFLGRIIDGVTGGNISVLFGYVADITEPKERGKYFGLLGSAAGLGSILGPVLGGLLAIINERAPFFAAAGLLLLALVWGYFVLPESLGQQYRKATVSLRELNPLQQLFSVLSWREMRWLLLAWFLYALPVGILQGTFTVLLKDSLNFNATQVSLVLTVLGAVDILVQGVLVGWLLRRLGGLRLALLALTLVGVSYLLLGALPWLATPGLAFLGIMLFASAGSCVENALRGLTSGIAGQQNQGRVSGAMQSLQSLGWVAGPLIGGYLYMIWGHWQAYAFASFTTLLAIACLRITLPLLRRA